A stretch of the Buchananella sp. 14KM1171 genome encodes the following:
- the pyk gene encoding pyruvate kinase — translation MRSAKIVCTIGPATASSDQVQALVDAGMDVARINCSHGSYEQHEEVYRNVRRAADASGRAVAVLVDLQGPKIRLGRFENDLKHRLEKDDIFTITTDDILGTKERVGTTFKGLPGDCRPGDRLLIDDGNVAVRVVEVTDTDVVTRCEVPGFVSNNKGINLPGVAVSVPALSEKDRDDLRWALRLGADFIALSFVRNAADIEDVHEVMREEGRFIPVIAKIEKPQAVAALQEIVDAFDGVMVARGDLGVEMPLEEVPLVQKRAIEFARRYAKPVIVATQVLESMIQNPRPTRAEASDCANAILDGADAVMLSGETSVGAYPIEAVRTMAKIIEEVEIKGGDMISTYRAKPLTKGGVITEAAVSMGERLEAKYLVTFTQSGDTARRLSRWRSHVPLLAFTPLDSTRSVLALSWGVQTYKVPFVSHTDDMVEQVDRTLRETGLAVDGERVIICAGMPPGTAGSTNSIRIHSVGDVSDYR, via the coding sequence ATGCGAAGTGCGAAGATTGTCTGCACCATTGGCCCCGCCACGGCCAGTTCCGATCAGGTGCAAGCGTTGGTTGACGCCGGCATGGATGTGGCTCGTATCAACTGCTCCCACGGTTCCTACGAGCAGCACGAGGAGGTCTACCGCAACGTGCGCCGCGCGGCGGACGCCTCCGGTCGCGCCGTTGCGGTCCTGGTGGACCTGCAGGGCCCCAAGATCCGACTGGGCCGATTCGAGAACGACCTGAAGCACAGGCTCGAAAAGGACGACATCTTCACGATCACCACGGACGACATCCTGGGCACCAAGGAGCGCGTGGGCACCACGTTCAAGGGCCTGCCCGGCGACTGCCGCCCCGGCGACCGCCTCCTGATCGACGACGGCAACGTCGCGGTGCGCGTGGTTGAGGTCACCGACACCGACGTGGTCACCCGCTGCGAGGTGCCCGGCTTCGTCTCCAACAACAAGGGCATCAACCTGCCCGGCGTGGCCGTGTCCGTCCCGGCCCTGTCTGAGAAGGACCGCGACGACCTGCGCTGGGCCCTGCGCCTGGGCGCCGACTTCATCGCCCTGTCCTTCGTGCGCAACGCCGCCGACATCGAGGACGTCCACGAGGTCATGCGCGAGGAAGGCCGCTTCATCCCGGTCATCGCGAAGATCGAAAAGCCGCAGGCCGTGGCAGCGCTGCAAGAGATCGTCGACGCCTTCGACGGCGTAATGGTCGCCCGCGGTGACCTCGGCGTGGAGATGCCGTTGGAGGAGGTGCCGCTGGTGCAGAAGCGCGCCATCGAATTCGCGCGCCGCTACGCCAAGCCCGTCATCGTGGCCACCCAGGTGCTGGAGTCCATGATCCAGAACCCGCGCCCCACCCGCGCCGAGGCCTCCGACTGCGCCAACGCGATCCTGGACGGCGCCGACGCGGTCATGCTCTCCGGCGAGACCTCCGTGGGCGCCTACCCGATCGAGGCCGTGCGCACCATGGCCAAGATCATCGAGGAAGTCGAGATCAAGGGCGGAGACATGATCTCCACCTACCGCGCCAAGCCCCTCACCAAGGGTGGTGTCATCACCGAGGCCGCCGTTAGCATGGGCGAGCGCCTGGAGGCCAAGTACCTGGTCACCTTCACCCAGTCCGGTGACACGGCCCGCCGCCTGTCCCGCTGGCGCTCCCACGTGCCGCTCCTGGCCTTCACGCCGCTGGACTCCACCCGCTCCGTGCTGGCCCTGTCCTGGGGCGTGCAGACCTACAAGGTCCCCTTCGTCTCCCACACGGACGACATGGTGGAGCAGGTGGACCGCACCCTGCGCGAGACCGGACTGGCCGTTGACGGCGAGCGCGTCATCATCTGCGCCGGCATGCCCCCGGGCACCGCAGGCTCCACGAACTCCATCCGCATCCACTCCGTTGGAGACGTCTCCGACTACCGCTGA